CGAGGAATTTGATTCATACTTTGTTGAGAGATTTGTGATAACATAATTGTGCATAACATAATCAGCTGTGTTCTTACTCTGTTGATGAAAAGAGATTGATAACCTGTAGTTGATAAAGTTTGATAAATTGTAGAAGTTTTCTCAAGCTAGCAACAATGGCAATCACATAATCTGATGTCAACTCTCTCTTGAGCATGATTACTGTGTGTTTGAGCGAGAATAACTTTGTCAAATGGAGCTTTCAGTTTCAGTCTGTATTAGAAGGAAATGATTTGTTTGGATACTTTGATGGAACCTATCCTTGTCCACCTCGCTTTGTGCTCACTGATGAAGGCACTGTGACTTCTGAAATTGCTCAAGCATACAAACAGTGGAAGAGAATTGACAAAGCTTTAGTTGGACTTTTGATGGCTACACTTGATGATGATATTATGGAGATTATTGTTGGTTGCTCTTCTTCTCGTGAAGCATGGCTTGCTTTACAAGAAAGATTCTCTACTGTGTCAAGAGCTAACATCATTCAGCTCAAAACTGATCTACAGACCATTAAAAAGGGCTCTAACTCAATTGATAAGTACCTACTTCATATCAAGCATGCTAGAGATCAGTTGTCATCTGTTGGTGTCTCTATAGCTGATGAAGATATTGTTGTTGTTACTCTAAATGGTTTACCTGATGAGTACTCCATGGTAAAGACTGTAATCCGTGCTAGAGATAGCCCTATTTCTCTCAAGGACTTCAGAGCTCAACTTATTGAGGGTCAGTTTATTCCTCAGGGTTCTATGTCTGCTATGGCTGCACGAGGGTACAAATCTAATGATGAAAAAACCAAGAGCTATGATAGCACTTATCACACTGATAAAGGCAAAGGTGTTTGGAATGGTAACAATGGCAAGCAGTCTACTTAGACTAACACCAAACAGGCTTCTCATGGTGACTCACAAGCTGGTGGAACTTATAGATCTTACAATGGAGTTGAGTGCCAAGTTTGCAATAAAAGAGGTCACACTGCAAATAATTGTTATCAAAATCTTGAGTGCATCTACTGCCACAAGAAAGGACACATTGCCAGCAAATGTTTTCAAAATCCTGAATCACCTGAATTTAGGGGTGGGCAAAAATGACCGAAAGACCGAAAGACCGGAAGGGACCGATCCGGACCGGCCGGTTCGGTCCGGgttttagaagaaaaataagtgttttcgggccggttcggtccctATACACTTGGTGGCGGTCCGGTCCCGGTTCATGAAAATAAGTATGTTATGGCCGGTTCGGTCCCTAAATGAACTTAGCGGTCCGGGTTCGGTTCTTGGCGGTCTTTCGACTGCATGGACCGAAAAAACCGAGCTTGTATACATGTCTTCCTATTATTGGTTAGTTTCGAAGTCCATTGTGGTAGTATGGACATGACCACATGTGATTATTAAGTAAACCTAATTACCTAATTTTCCTGACTTCCTCCCTCAACTCTCTGGCTCTCTGCGACTCCGCCTCTCACAGAGTCACAATCGGTCTTCCTCAGTCCTCACCTCTGCGGCTCTGCCTCTCAGCTCTCACAAGTCACAATCGGTCTCTTGCGTCTCTGTCCCAGCCTCCCAAGTACACCAGGGTGGTCTTGATTGGCGACTCCGGCGTCGGCAAGTCCAATCTCCTCTCCAGGTActactgcttcttcttctcttctcttcgattcttttatgttttggtgGATTTCTGGTTTTGGAGTGGATTTTGGTGCAGAAATGAGTTTGATTTGTGGGATTTGGTGAGTTTCAGCCTTCAGGGGCAgatttggtggtttgtggttgCATGTGGGTTTGTTGAATTTGAAGATTATATATTTCTGTACTTGATTCAAAAGCTAGGGTAATGACatatcatatattcatatatttccAGTATTCCAGTACTGGGTAGTGGGTAGGTTTTAGGTTAACCCAAAGCTCCCCATGTATTTGTTACCAGTACCGTCAAAAAGCCCCTTGGTGCTAAGAAAACTGGGAAAACTGGGGGACTTGGTGCTCGCAAACTCACTACAAAGGTTTTGATTACTAACTTAGAATGAAATTTTATCCACTACTATATGTTAGATATATTTATgagtttcttttgttatttgATTATGCCTTTCTTATAGCAAGATGAATTTAACAAATGCAGCCAAATGAAAGTCTGTATGATCAGAAGCCTGAAGAACCAGTTATCCCAGTAGTTTCCTCAACCAAAAGCACTCCACCAGCTGTCACACCCCTTTCTGCACCCAAGTCATCGAGTTTCTTTGCGGATTTCGGAATCGATAGCAGTTATCCCAAGAGAACTAGTTCAAACTCCTCAAAGGTGCAAGTAAGTTCTGTTTGAGCAATGACATTTGCATACTATCAAGCAAAACTTGATCattgttgtttgttttatgTGTAGACATTTATGTAGTTGATATATATACATTTCTGCATTTAGGAAATCTACGTTGACTAGGATCAGAGTTTGACATGGTTAATAAATGTGTAGGTACCAAGGTTTTAGAGAAGTGAATTCTGAGCTTTCCTTTTAATCATCTAGTCAaagacaaggaaaaaaaaaaaacagagatccACCATATTTCGagaacatcaactatttttgttGATTCCATTTCTTAATCCAACTCAAGTATGTCTATCTTTTATTGTAGAAATTTCAAATTCTATCTTCCATATAATTTATATTCCTTGCATTTTTTTAATATCCTTCTAAAGTTTTCCTGTTTTGATACGTAGTGCTCAATGCCCTGACCTTGAAGTTATTATTAGGatataaaattaaatatttgaTCACCATGAATCAATTCAAATGTGTTTCAGACTTGCAATGTCCATGTGTATAATGAACACAGCTAGCAACTAGAAATTAACCAAGTTGCAGGGGGTATCAATCTGCAGCTAGGTTGTATATATAGCTTAGGTATTATCATTCTGCATATTTTATGTAAGTTAAGGAATAATAATTAAACAGGTATCAATCTGCAGGGGGTTTATGGTTTACATTAAGAATcgtttgcctttttttttttttttttttttctgcaggAACATACATTGATAAGAAGTGCAAGTGCCCTTGAGATGCTATGGTGTTTTTCGTGTTCTGAAAGCTGTTGCTATAGAAAATTCTAATGATCTTGACGCAGCTGTCAATGATGTGCTGAATGAGGTTCTCCCTTTCTTGACCAAACATCCTGAGAGTCCTGCAAAGGTTCAGACTCCTAGCAGCCAACCAACTGCAGGTATTCTATAGCTTCTCTTGAGAACCTACTGCCATTGTATTATCAAGTAATTGGTGCAAAGTATAAATGTGTAATACTGAATTGTGTAgggaaaaaaatttgaagatggAGGAATGGAGGAGCAGCTGCATGGCAGCAATAGCATGGAGCAGCTGCATGTCTTTTTAAACTGCTCTTGTTGTCTTGTTGAACATTGTTTCGGTTTTTAATTTGTTATGTTGTTAAGACAATATGTGTTGGTGAACTTGCTGTGTAATTGTGTTGGTTGCTTGCTTTGAATGGTTATTTGCAAGATGGATTTATTTGCAACCTTGCTGCTAGTGCAGATTGCACTTGGCAGAATggtttattggtttttttttttttttttttttcagcattgCAGCAATGTTGCTGGTTCATAGAATCATATTGCATTGCTCTTTATACTCGCTAAACAGAAGCAGGTCAAGCAGCAAAGATTGACTGGAACCGGAAACCCGAAAAACGGACCGGTTTAGTCCCTGTCCGGGTTTATCTCGGTCCTTATTATATGCAACTACGGTCCCGGCCCGAAGTAAGATTTTCGGTCCCGGTTCCGGTCCCGGTCCCTATAAAACAATTACCGGTCCGGGTTTATCCCGGTCCCTGTTTTGCGCAACTGCAAAACCGGCCCGAAATGGGATTACCGGTCCCGGTCCCGGTCCCTATAAAATAGGTGCCGGTCTGGGACCGTGCCTAGCCCTACCTGAATTTAGAGGCAACAATCAAGAGTACAGAAACAATGTTTGAGGCTCTCCTGAATGTCAGATTTGTAGTAAGAAGGGACATACTGCTGTGAATTGCTTCTACAGATCTAACATTCCATCTAATCATCCATCTCAGTCAGTTGTAGTGTGCCAAATCTGTGGTCTCAAGGGGCATGCTGCATTAGATTGTCATCATCGAAGCAATTATGCTTATCAAGGTGCTGAGCCTCCCTCTACATTGGCTGCAATGACTGCTCAGTCTTCTGGAGCTAGTTCATCTAGGACACATCACAATGAAGTTTGGATTGGTGACACTGGTACCACACATCACATGACCTCTGACCTTAGGAACCTCACTACTGCTCATCCCTATGAGTCTAGTAACTCAATTACTATTGGCAATGGTGCAGGTTTGACAATCAAACATATTGGCTCTACTTCTATTGCACCTACTGCACATTCATTTAAGTTTAACAATGTTCTTCACGTGCCTAGCTTAGCTGTGAATCTGCTCTCATTCAATAAATTGTGCAAAGATAATCATTGTTACATAACAATGGATGATATTGACATTTGTGTTCAGGACAAAGCATCAAAGGCTCTACTGTACAAGGGAAAGAGTAATGGGGAAGGCTTGTTTTTGTTCAAAACTCCAAGATTCATTCCAACTGTTCAACATACTCACACTGCTTTTGTTGGTTCTGCCATCAAATCTTCTCTTTGGCACCAGAGACTTGGTCATCCTACTTCAGATATTGCTTCAAAAATGTCGTCTTTGTCTCAAATCAAGTATAATAATGATGGTAGGCATCACATTTACTCGGCTTGTCTTAGTGGAAAAATGCATAGGCTACCTTTTCATGAGTCTAGTTCCAAGTCTGTAACTCTTTTCCATAAAGTTCACTCATATGTTTGGGGTCTAGCTCCATGTCTATCTCTTGAAGGTTTTAAATACTATGTTACCTTCATTGATAACTGTACAAGGTTTGTATGGATCTATCCACTTGTGAATAAATCAGATGTGTTTTCTACATTTGTTAAGTTCTACAGTTTTGTGTTCACTCAGTTTCATATGGCTATACAATCTTTCCAAATTGATGGTGGTGGAGAGTTTAATAGTAAAGCATTCAAGGAATTCATAGATAGTAAGGGTATTCTTCATCTCATTACTTGTCCACACACCCCACAGCAAAATGGTGTTGCTGAAAGGAAGAATAGACATATTGTAGAGACATGCATCACTCTTATGGCTGCAGCTTCCTTACCTAAGCATTTTTGGTTTCATGTTGTTTCCCATGCTTGTTAT
This portion of the Rosa chinensis cultivar Old Blush chromosome 1, RchiOBHm-V2, whole genome shotgun sequence genome encodes:
- the LOC112178854 gene encoding uncharacterized protein LOC112178854: MELSAKFAIKEVTLQIIVIKILSASTATRKDTLPANVFKILNHLNLGVGKNDRKTERPEGTDPDRPVRKPNYLIFLTSSLNSLALCDSASHRVTIGLPQSSPLRLCLSALTSHNRSLASLSQPPKYTRVVLIGDSGVGKSNLLSSLQGQIWWFVVACGFVEFEDYIFLYLIQKLGKMNLTNAAK